The nucleotide window taaaaaacaggtttaatgttatatatgtaaattattttatatgcgttaaaatattatatatattatattatatatatttttaaaaaaatgttttttataaatatatatgaaaatatttattataaataaaaaaaattaatatatatattttaatatttaaataatatatataattattatattttaaatttataaatgaatttaatgtcttctttattaaataaatgttcttaattaaaaatataatatatattatatatatatatatatatatatatatatatatatgtgtatataagatacttatattttaaatatatattttgaatgtataaaaataaagatttatgacatatatattttataataatttaaaaaaaaggaaatgctaagaaaacataatatatataaaaattaaaaatagCATCTAATCAATAGGAGAAAAAACAAgttttttttgtatatatctACAAAGATATTGTTGaatttgattatttttatatactacaataaaaataataaaaagagctagttacatatattaatatccATCATCTATagttaaatatatatatatatatatacatatttatttatttattaactaaatttttccttttttttttaacctaaaaaaataaaaaaatatatataaatctattaacaaaaaaaagaacaagaaatgaaataaaacaaaacaGAAATATCAATGTAAaatcatacatatataattttttttttttttttttcctatATACATTTAAGTGTTATTATGGgaaaataattattgtcatcttatatatttatatggaaaatttttattatttatagtttatattgataatataaaaatgtattcAAGTTTTTTaccttaaaaaaaatatttgataACCAATTAAAGTATCTATAAATTTCCAcgtacatatatatatatatatatatatatacatatgtgtgtgtatgtatgtatattttttttttttgttttttttttttttgtttgaATTTCTCctttatttaaaatgaataatataaaattcatatttttttttttgtggATTAAAAATGCAATTTATTAAAGattcttatataaatataatatgctatattatttatataacgtttatttattattttttttcatcttgCATAgaatttatacatatttggtataataatgaaataaataaatattatttaaacgcaagatttttaatataaaattattcttatatatatatatatatgaagaaattaaaataaaaaaccTTCATTTATCAAAttgtataattataataaaatgacATTGTTATTTAATGAGAGAAACCGTTAACTAATATTTATATCGCTACCTATTTTTAAATACTTacaaatgtatatattatatatatatatatatatgtatgtgtGAGAATACgttaaataaaaattttgattaattttttaaattgtaataaatatatttcaaatattatatttattatacattaatttatttttaattatatagtccaacatttatattatatttataagaGTAAAATGACACAAATGAATTATTCatttacataaatatattaataataatatatatgtgtatattttaaattcttcaacatttatatatcataaaaggaaagaaaaaaaaacatatacatatatgtatatatatatatatatatacaaatatataaacacttgaaaaaaattgaatatatatatattattaaaataacaCAAAATGAGAGATCATAAAAGAAGCAAAAAATATAGTTTTCTTATTTCTTcacaatttttatataaagcataaaaatataataaattcaaaaataatatggattTTAAACGgcataaaaaaattaaaaattaaaataacaatttgtatatgttcccatatatataagaatatatattgcaTTATTTAAAATCGGAATAACATTActtaatatattgttaccacatatgtgtatatatatatatatatatatatatatatatattttataaaatgtttGGTCCATAATTATAATCCTTCACGAGATTTATAAGCTtctttacatttttttctatgtttttccatttttttatcaaaCATTTCTTCCATATACTTTTCAAAATTTTCCAGTAACATATCCTTccatttttctttaatcATATGTCTGAATACTTTCCATGATTCTTTTTTATCGGTTATAAAAGCAATATATTCCCATCtagtataaatattatcttCAACAAAATATTGGAAATCTTTTtcatcttcttcttttttttttaaaagttcttctttcatatattttctaaCTTTTTTCCATTCTTTCATAGTACATTCATGAGGTACATTATACTTAACAGATAAATCTTCACATACTTTCCATAACTCTTCTTTTATAGttgtatattttcttttctcacgttgatttaaataattcCATAAACCATATACTtcatacaaaaaaatacctcctcttaatatatttattctcTTATTAAATTCTTCTTCTGTTAATACTTCAAATGGtcttataatatttttattttctccTTCATCGACACctaattctttttcttcttcttttgAATTTTGACATGGTTCACATTTTTCAAATTCTTCTCTTaaacattttttcttttcctcACATTCTTCTGGATTATTTTCTTTAGGCTCctttaaataataacatcTTTCTTCTACACAATTCCCATCATTTTCTTcgatatatttttccaaattttttaatataacCTCTGTTAATACTCTCCCTGTAATTTTCCTCTCTTTTTGTTGCAcgtaattattatatccCTTTGTATCCGTTtcctaaaaaaaaaaaaaaaaaaaaatatacatatatatatatatatatatatatatatatatatgtatatatgtatataagTATGTATTTGACAAACGTCGAAAaaatatctatatatttatacccacatatatatttatatatatatatatatagtcCTGTATctatgttttatattacttTATATAAAACTAAAAGGGATACAAGAAAAatcaaattaaaaaatgtacaaataagaaaaaatggCATTCTTCTCCTTTTCTCTTTATTCCAATGAACCAAGTTATAGccgtttttttttttatcctgtattttatttcttgtCTTCATAgaatatatgttaattctttataaaaatttaaaatataaaaaattaaataataataaaaagatgaattatttaatacggtatttacttttttttacaattattgaaaaaaaaaaaaaaaatatatatcttataaatttttattatatatgttgaacttctatattatatatatatatatatatatatatatgtattcatgtaataacatatacaaaatcaaaaaataaaataaaataaaataaataataactaaataaaaataaaaacaataaaatcAAACAAACTAATAAAtaggaatatatattttatatattaacaaatgataacataattaaattaaaatatatattcttgTTATTGGAAAATTAGATGTACTTTCATATATTAGACTTAAATAAGATTAactaaataaatatatataaaataaataaatatatatattttttttcttatataatattatattaataattaaaaaaaaaaaatcaaagcttccaaaataaattatttattagaaactaaaaaatttataataaaatattaactATATAATGGATGCTacataattaaaaaagtaCATTCTAATAAATTgactatatatatatatatatatatatatatatatatatatgtatatgtatatattttttttctttttatttttatttatttatttatttatttaaataaataaagaaagattttctttttatatgttattattgtatatatcttttttttttttaaagtaaatatatttcctttcatttatgttataaaaaaaggaaaaaaaaaaaaaaaaacaaatgaattatatatttctatatattcttttaaaacaaaacaTTAAAACTAAACataaattataagaattagtatttttaaagtatcattattaatttttaaaatacataaaaaattcaaCTGCATAAATTTCATAGAAACATAACATCaattaaaatatagaaacgtatccatattatttataatacattttttttttttttttgtatgttaaaaatatatatatatatatatatataataataataataatataaaaaaagtaattatttttttcactatttaaaaaaaaaaaaaaatgtcaTAGTAcacaattttttttttttttcaatatttttaagatgaaaaataattttctttctccctttttataaaaaaataaaagaagataatataaagtatataacatataaaaggaaaataatatactgaaataatttcatatgtatttccttctttttttttcctttttttttatatatgcacattgttatattaaatataaatatttatatacaaatatatacagAGTAGGAAAacatgataaaaaaaataatgtaaaataatatagaatTAAAACAATGTGTActtttcataaaataattaatttacaatataaaaaagttaaaaaaaaaaaaatatatatatataacattttaattataaaaaaaaatttagtctactttttttaatattacgatataaatatattatatataattatatatatgcttTCATCTTAAATTTCCTTCTTTTtctcatatttttatttattataaaattatataaaatattatatatataatatatatgtatataatatatatgtatgtatatttgtgtaataataaaaaaacgagaacaaaaaaaaaaaaagaaaaaaaaagctaccgttatttaaaaataagaattattttttaaaatgtaacattttagaatatatatatatatatatatatatatatttatataattaattaaaaatataaattcaaAGATTTATTtagttatatttataagtattatatatataaatatatattttttttttttttttaattgtttttatttttaatattataaaagaaaaaaaaaaagaaaacaacacaacaataattttttttttcataatacaaggtttttcttaataattaatttttattttttttatttataatttaaaatgttaatcattacaaaaataaaagaatgataaaaaataaacaaattaatacataataaataaatgaatatatatatatatatatatatatatatatatatattatattatattatgtatatataattaaaatactcaatttgaaaaaatatttaagaGAAAACAAAGTCAAAAGAGAACAAAATACAgatatatatctataattttaatgagtacattattattttatatattatatatatatagatacatttatttattttatcatatattaattgataaagaaaaagcCAACTTTTAATTACTTAACagaatgaaaaaaaaaattggtTACAAAAATACttgatataaaaaaaatataaagtaattactaaaaataaaatatgtatataaatatgtatatatatatatatataaggaactttatttgtattatcatttttattttaataagatttaagaaaaaaatgacatttactttattttctttattatttataaaatatatatatatatatatatatatatatataataatatatatatatatatatataatattatagtATGATACATATGCCTTTTTTTAAAGGGTTATAATCGTGcaactttttttttttttttctggCAACCATTTgacatattttattatatacatgcaattttaatatatatatatatataatatatataatatatatatacatatatatatatatatatatattataaaatttattttttgttatataaattaaattttttttttttttttcttttctgTTCTGTTCTAttctaatatattatatttatatatatatatatatatatatataatatttgacgattaaaaatttaacaCGGTTGTTTAAAGTTGTCgtaaaaacataaaatgatcatataaataatatactatatcaaatatttgatggtaacaaatatattataaaaatgttttaaattttaccattttatatgaaaatgtaTGAAGCATTTAATATGTTCAcataatagaaaaaaaaaaaaataaaataaaataaataaaataaataataacaatataacatatatatatatatatatatatatatgtggtTACATAAAATAACCCAGTATGTTTTTGTCAATATTTTcgtattaaaaaaaatatatgaaaaggaaaattgcatatatatatatatatatatatatatatatatatatatatatatatacatattatatattatatgagTATTTTTCGAAATATagtttatattttttttcttattttaaaatgacctagtataatatattacacatattatatgcaataatatatattcaataataaaataaatatcacaatataataaaaagataccataaagaagatataaacatatataaacatatatatattttgatttcACATACATGacttaaaattttaattaacCCTTCTATATAAGTCTtcaagaaaatataataaaatgctcatttaataattatgattaGATAACAATGATTGCTCGATATATCATATGATTCGatattttgtataaatcaatatgtattttattaaatatttattaagaatatatcttcattatGTGTAGTTAAGAAATATTCCTAATGTAAatttaaaacataaaaaaatttccctatagttatatatttataactATATACATTGTGcttagaaaaaaaaaaaagaaaaaatcaaaatatcaatattcttatttcatatcttatataaatatgcataaaaatatatatataaacaatgAAACATGACAttctacatatatatatatatatatatatatatatgtacttaacgttattatatattacttatATCAAACTCTAATTCTCAATATGCTATAAATTCAAAACTATACTGAAATTATTTTacattcatatttattcaaCACAgatttcaatatatataacaaagTAATAATTCTTGCACTTGCACTTTTAAGgttcatttattatttcttataaaaaCAGGAATCTAAAATTCAAACACAGCATGTAATCCTTTCTTATTtaacaaacaaaaaaaaaaaaaaaaaaaaaaaaaaaaaaaatacatattttttttattggGAAAGGATAGAAAAccttaaaaatattcatacatttatttttatttatctaatagtggtatatttattacaccataatacaaataatataccttgcaaaaatataaataaaaagttcGTACCAATCATATTAACCTTTAAAATGTTCATCTTAAAGAATTATGGACCATTTTATTGTGCTCAttcaatatttataaaacataaCATATTAGAAATATGTAcctacatatatatatatatatatatatatatatatatatatatattgtagGATTATTCGTTACATTTATAAACGACctatcaaaaaaaaaaaaaaaaagctaataataaataaacaacCCTGGTTGTAAATCATTTTAACTGCAGATGTATAAgtttctatatattttatattttaatgataAGTACTCTAaagttttatatttctaaaGTTATTATCTCgtgaaataaaaataaatgaaaaaaaaaaaaaaaaatcacacgttctaaataattatatatataataaattactttttatttacgAACATAAAATAACGGACAatcaataataataaataatttttcttcatatataacattatgtatatataacacataagttatgtaataataaaaaaaaaatataaatatatcataaaattaaaataacGGACGTTCTGAAAGTAAAAAAATCTCACGGtcttaaataatatatatatatatatatatatatatatatttataatcGTACGTACCTAACAATACAatcaatattttattattgttatttattttttttttatttttttctaaaaatTACTATAacttaaatatatatataaaaaaaaaaaaatgaaaatctaaatctataaatataaatattaatataaatatatttatatNNNNNNNNNNNNNNNNNNNNNNNNNNNNNNNNNNNNNNNNNNNNNNNNNNNNNNNNNNNNNNNNNNNNN belongs to Plasmodium reichenowi strain SY57 chromosome 10, whole genome shotgun sequence and includes:
- a CDS encoding exported protein (PHISTc): MKTRNKIQDKKKNGYNLVHWNKEKRRRMPFFLICTFFNLIFLVSLLVLYKETDTKGYNNYVQQKERKITGRVLTEVILKNLEKYIEENDGNCVEERCYYLKEPKENNPEECEEKKKCLREEFEKCEPCQNSKEEEKELGVDEGENKNIIRPFEVLTEEEFNKRINILRGGIFLYEVYGLWNYLNQREKRKYTTIKEELWKVCEDLSVKYNVPHECTMKEWKKVRKYMKEELLKKKEEDEKDFQYFVEDNIYTRWEYIAFITDKKESWKVFRHMIKEKWKDMLLENFEKYMEEMFDKKMEKHRKKCKEAYKSREGL